One genomic window of Gossypium hirsutum isolate 1008001.06 chromosome D11, Gossypium_hirsutum_v2.1, whole genome shotgun sequence includes the following:
- the LOC107904663 gene encoding zinc finger protein BRUTUS isoform X2, with amino-acid sequence MAIPIPELRRGDEAVVVSTGTVKPPPFGGLSEESEEKSPILIFLLFHKAVRNELDALHRLALAFATGNSVDIQSLFQRYGFFRSIYKQHSVAEDEVIFPALDIRVKNVAKTYSLEHKGESNLFDHLFELLSSYMEDDESFPKELASCTGALRTSISQHMDKEEEQVFPLLIEKFSLEEQASLVWQFLCSIPVNMVADFLPWLSSFLSPDEYQDMQKCLSKIVPEEKLLQQVIFTWMEGRNDANLLGKYHLDSPDGLSQSLDSRTCPCELPKTGKRKYLEPGSILSETDGTHPLNEILLWHNAIKRELTEIAEEARKIQLSGDFVDLSVFNERLQFIAEVCIFHSIAEDKVIFPAVDEELSFTQEHAEEESQFNDFRCLIESIQNAGAVSTSAAEFYSKLCEHADQIMETIMTHFHNEEVQVLPIAKKNFSFKRQRELLYQSLCVMPLRVIERVLPWLVGSLTDHEARNFLKNMQLAAPATDSALMTLFSGWACKGRNQGMCLSPNGNGCCVKRFSDIEEDFVQSCCACTSSMCMNETCSTIHGDEVKRPVKRNISDSCKTGNAAELSVSVDAHEQPCNERSCCVPGLGVNTNNLGFGSLLTAKSLRSLSFSSSAPSLNSSLFVWETDNNLSDIGSADRPIDTIFKFHKAISKDLEYLDVESGKLGNCDETFLRQFIGRFHLLWGLYRAHSNAEDDIVFPALESKETLHNVSHSYTLDHKQEEKLFEDINSVLSELSHLHESFTVGHIPTDTGTELSGAYNGDCLRKYNELATKLQGMCKSIRVTLDHHIYREELELWPLFGRYFSVEEQDKLVGRIIGTTGAEVLQSMLPWVTAALTQEEQNKMMDTWKQATKNTMFNEWLNECWKKPSESSLQNEMSETGISLKGNDFQDSLEQCDQMFKPGWKDIFRMNQNELESEIRKVYRDSTLDPRRKAYLVQNLLTSRWIAAQQKLPQTASSEASDGEDVWGCSPSFRDPGKQIFGCEHYKRNCKLRAACCGKLFTCRFCHDNVSDHSMDRKATLEMMCMSCLKIQPVGPICITPSCSGLSMAKYYCSICKFFDDERNVYHCPFCNLCRVGKGLGIDYFHCMTCNCCLGTKLVNHKCLEKGLETNCPICCDFLFTSSATVRALPCGHYMHSACFQAYTCSHYTCPLCSKSLGDMAVYFGMLDALLAAEELPEEYRDRCQDVLCNDCDQKGTARFHWLYHKCGYCGSYNTRVIKTSTQTPSTDCSTVNQ; translated from the exons ATGGCGATTCCTATACCGGAATTGCGACGTGGAGACGAAGCCGTGGTGGTATCTACCGGCACGGTGAAACCGCCGCCATTTGGAGGTTTGTCGGAGGAGAGTGAAGAGAAGTCTCCGATTTTGATATTCTTGTTGTTTCATAAGGCGGTGCGGAATGAGCTGGATGCGCTTCACCGTTTGGCTTTGGCGTTTGCTACGGGAAACAGTGTTGATATTCAATCGCTGTTTCAACGGTACGGTTTCTTCAGATCGATTTATAAGCAACACTCTGTTGCCGAAGATGAG GTTATTTTTCCAGCCCTTGATATACGTGTAAAAAATGTGGCAAAAACTTACTCCCTTGAACACAAAGGTGAAAGCAACCTTTTTGACCATCTATTTGAGCTTTTAAGTTCTTATATGGAAGATGACGAGAGCTTCCCAAAGGAGTTAGCTTCTTGTACGGGGGCCCTTCGAACATCAATTAGTCAGCATATGGACAAAGAAGAGGAACAG GTTTTTCCCTTGCTTATTGAAAAGTTCTCACTTGAAGAGCAAGCATCGCTAGTCTGGCAGTTTTTATGCAGCATTCCTGTGAATATGGTGGCAGATTTCCTTCCATGGCTTTCATCATTTCTCTCACCTGATGAATATCAGGACATGCAGAAATGCTTAAGCAAAATAGTTCCCGAAGAAAAGCTTCTGCAGCAG GTTATCTTTACATGGATGGAAGGGAGAAATGATGCTAACTTATTAGGAAAATATCATTTAGATTCTCCTGATGGCTTAAGCCAGTCATTGGACAGTAGAACCTGTCCTTGTGAGTTACCAAAGACcgggaaaagaaaatatttggaGCCTGGTAGTATTCTTTCTGAGACGGATGGCACACATCCATTGAATGAAATATTGCTTTGGCATAATGCTATTAAGAGAGAATTGACTGAGATAGCTGAGGAGGCTAGGAAGATTCAACTTTCTGGGGATTTTGTTGATCTATCAGTCTTTAATGAACGATTGCAATTTATTGCTGAGGTTTGCATCTTTCACAG TATTGCAGAGGACAAGGTAATATTCCCTGCGGTTGATGAAGAACTGTCTTTCACCCAAGAGCATGCTGAAGAAGAAAGCCAATTCAATGACTTTAGGTGTTTGATTGAAAGTATTCAAAATGCAGGAGCAGTTTCTACTTCAGCTGCTGAATTTTATTCCAAGTTATGTGAGCATGCTGATCAAATAATGGAAACTATAATGACTCATTTCCATAATGAGGAAGTTCAG GTTCTTCCAATTGCGAAAAAGAACTTTAGTTTCAAAAGGCAGCGTGAACTTTTGTATCAAAGCTTGTGTGTAATGCCCTTGAGAGTGATTGAGCGCGTCTTGCCATGGCTGGTTGGGTCATTAACTGATCATGAAGCCCGGAATTTCCTGAAGAACATGCAGTTGGCAG CTCCAGCAACAGATAGCGCTCTCATGACACTTTTTTCTGGGTGGGCTTGCAAGGGTCGAAACCAAGGCATGTGTTTGTCTCCAAATGGAAATGGTTGCTGTGTTAAAAGGTTCAGTGACATTGAAGAAGATTTTGTTCAATCATGTTGTGCATGCACTTCTTCCATGTGCATGAACGAGACCTGTTCAACAATTCATGGAGATGAAGTTAAAAGGCCAGTCAAAAGAAACATTTCTGATTCATGCAAAACCGGCAATGCTGCTGAGCTGTCAGTTAGTGTCGATGCCCATGAGCAACCTTGTAATGAAAGGTCTTGCTGTGTTCCTGGTTTAGGAGTAAATACTAATAATCTGGGGTTTGGTTCTCTTTTAACAGCCAAGTCTCTGAGATCTTTGTCTTTTAGCTCCTCCGCTCCATCTCTAAATTCCAGTCTTTTTGTCTGGGAAACAGATAATAACTTGTCTGACATTGGCTCAGCAGATCGACCAATTGAtacaattttcaaatttcataaagCCATCAGCAAAGACTTGGAATATCTGGATGTTGAATCTGGAAAGCTTGGCAATTGTGATGAGACATTCCTTAGGCAGTTTATTGGAAGATTTCATCTATTATGGGGTCTATACAGAGCTCATAGTAATGCCGAGGATGATATTGTTTTCCCAGCATTGGAGTCTAAAGAGACACTTCATAATGTCAGTCACTCATATACACTAGATCATAAGCAGGAGGAAAAATTGTTTGAAGACATTAACAGTGTTCTTTCTGAACTCTCACACCTTCATGAAAGTTTTACCGTAGGTCATATACCAACTGATACTGGCACTGAACTTTCTGGTGCCTACAATGGTGATTGTCTGAGAAAATATAATGAGCTGGCTACTAAGCTTCAGGGGATGTGCAAATCAATCAGAGTTACCCTGGATCATCATATTTACCGAGAGGAACTTGAGCTTTGGCCGTTATTTGGTAGATATTTCTCTGTGGAGGAGCAAGACAAACTAGTTGGGCGCATAATTGGCACCACAGGTGCTGAAGTGCTTCAGTCAATGCTGCCATGGGTAACTGCAGCCCTTACTCAGGAGGAGCAAAATAAAATGATGGACACATGGAAGCAAGCAACCAAAAACACAATGTTCAATGAATGGCTAAATGAATGCTGGAAAAAACCCTCCGAATCATCTTTGCAGAATGAAATGTCAGAAACTGGCATTTCTCTAAAAG GTAATGATTTTCAAGACAGTTTGGAACAATGTGATCAAATGTTTAAGCCTGGGTGGAAAGATATTTTTCGAATGAATCAAAATGAGCTTGAGTCAGAGATACGGAAGGTTTATCGGGACTCAACTCTTGATCCTAGGAGAAAAGCATATCTTGTTCAGAACCTTTTAACTAG TCGTTGGATAGCTGCTCAGCAGAAGTTACCCCAAACAGCATCCAGTGAAGCTTCTGACGGCGAAGATGTATGGGGATGTTCTCCATCATTTCGAGATCCAGGGAAACAAATATTTGGGTGCGAGCACTACAAAAGAAACTGCAAACTCCGTGCTGCTTGCTGTGGGAAGTTGTTTACTTGCAGGTTTTGTCATGACAATGTGAGCGATCATTCAATGGatag GAAAGCAACCTTAGAGATGATGTGCATGAGTTGCCTCAAGATTCAACCCGTTGGTCCAATTTGCATTACACCTTCCTGCAGTGGACTTTCAATGGCAAAGTATTATTGTAGCATATGCAAGTTTTTTGATGATGAAAG GAATGTGTATCATTGTCCATTTTGCAATCTATGCCGTGTTGGTAAAGGACTTGGCATTGATTATTTTCATTGCATGACATGCAATTGTTGCCTTGGGACAAAGTTAGTGAACCACAAGTGCCTGGAGAAAGGTTTAGAAACCAACTGCCCTATTTGTTGTGATTTTTTGTTCACATCAAGTGCAACAGTCAGAGCTCTACCTTGCGGCCATTACATGCATTCAGCTTGTTTTCAG GCATATACTTGCAGTCATTAC
- the LOC107904663 gene encoding zinc finger protein BRUTUS isoform X1: MAIPIPELRRGDEAVVVSTGTVKPPPFGGLSEESEEKSPILIFLLFHKAVRNELDALHRLALAFATGNSVDIQSLFQRYGFFRSIYKQHSVAEDEVIFPALDIRVKNVAKTYSLEHKGESNLFDHLFELLSSYMEDDESFPKELASCTGALRTSISQHMDKEEEQVFPLLIEKFSLEEQASLVWQFLCSIPVNMVADFLPWLSSFLSPDEYQDMQKCLSKIVPEEKLLQQARFLFSPNHLYILDNFFMSFLIVNSLLLKVIFTWMEGRNDANLLGKYHLDSPDGLSQSLDSRTCPCELPKTGKRKYLEPGSILSETDGTHPLNEILLWHNAIKRELTEIAEEARKIQLSGDFVDLSVFNERLQFIAEVCIFHSIAEDKVIFPAVDEELSFTQEHAEEESQFNDFRCLIESIQNAGAVSTSAAEFYSKLCEHADQIMETIMTHFHNEEVQVLPIAKKNFSFKRQRELLYQSLCVMPLRVIERVLPWLVGSLTDHEARNFLKNMQLAAPATDSALMTLFSGWACKGRNQGMCLSPNGNGCCVKRFSDIEEDFVQSCCACTSSMCMNETCSTIHGDEVKRPVKRNISDSCKTGNAAELSVSVDAHEQPCNERSCCVPGLGVNTNNLGFGSLLTAKSLRSLSFSSSAPSLNSSLFVWETDNNLSDIGSADRPIDTIFKFHKAISKDLEYLDVESGKLGNCDETFLRQFIGRFHLLWGLYRAHSNAEDDIVFPALESKETLHNVSHSYTLDHKQEEKLFEDINSVLSELSHLHESFTVGHIPTDTGTELSGAYNGDCLRKYNELATKLQGMCKSIRVTLDHHIYREELELWPLFGRYFSVEEQDKLVGRIIGTTGAEVLQSMLPWVTAALTQEEQNKMMDTWKQATKNTMFNEWLNECWKKPSESSLQNEMSETGISLKGNDFQDSLEQCDQMFKPGWKDIFRMNQNELESEIRKVYRDSTLDPRRKAYLVQNLLTSRWIAAQQKLPQTASSEASDGEDVWGCSPSFRDPGKQIFGCEHYKRNCKLRAACCGKLFTCRFCHDNVSDHSMDRKATLEMMCMSCLKIQPVGPICITPSCSGLSMAKYYCSICKFFDDERNVYHCPFCNLCRVGKGLGIDYFHCMTCNCCLGTKLVNHKCLEKGLETNCPICCDFLFTSSATVRALPCGHYMHSACFQAYTCSHYTCPLCSKSLGDMAVYFGMLDALLAAEELPEEYRDRCQDVLCNDCDQKGTARFHWLYHKCGYCGSYNTRVIKTSTQTPSTDCSTVNQ; encoded by the exons ATGGCGATTCCTATACCGGAATTGCGACGTGGAGACGAAGCCGTGGTGGTATCTACCGGCACGGTGAAACCGCCGCCATTTGGAGGTTTGTCGGAGGAGAGTGAAGAGAAGTCTCCGATTTTGATATTCTTGTTGTTTCATAAGGCGGTGCGGAATGAGCTGGATGCGCTTCACCGTTTGGCTTTGGCGTTTGCTACGGGAAACAGTGTTGATATTCAATCGCTGTTTCAACGGTACGGTTTCTTCAGATCGATTTATAAGCAACACTCTGTTGCCGAAGATGAG GTTATTTTTCCAGCCCTTGATATACGTGTAAAAAATGTGGCAAAAACTTACTCCCTTGAACACAAAGGTGAAAGCAACCTTTTTGACCATCTATTTGAGCTTTTAAGTTCTTATATGGAAGATGACGAGAGCTTCCCAAAGGAGTTAGCTTCTTGTACGGGGGCCCTTCGAACATCAATTAGTCAGCATATGGACAAAGAAGAGGAACAG GTTTTTCCCTTGCTTATTGAAAAGTTCTCACTTGAAGAGCAAGCATCGCTAGTCTGGCAGTTTTTATGCAGCATTCCTGTGAATATGGTGGCAGATTTCCTTCCATGGCTTTCATCATTTCTCTCACCTGATGAATATCAGGACATGCAGAAATGCTTAAGCAAAATAGTTCCCGAAGAAAAGCTTCTGCAGCAGGCAAGATTTCTATTTTCACCAAACCATTTATATATTTTGGACAATTTTTTTATGAGCTTCCTAATTGTTAATTCTTTACTTTTAAAGGTTATCTTTACATGGATGGAAGGGAGAAATGATGCTAACTTATTAGGAAAATATCATTTAGATTCTCCTGATGGCTTAAGCCAGTCATTGGACAGTAGAACCTGTCCTTGTGAGTTACCAAAGACcgggaaaagaaaatatttggaGCCTGGTAGTATTCTTTCTGAGACGGATGGCACACATCCATTGAATGAAATATTGCTTTGGCATAATGCTATTAAGAGAGAATTGACTGAGATAGCTGAGGAGGCTAGGAAGATTCAACTTTCTGGGGATTTTGTTGATCTATCAGTCTTTAATGAACGATTGCAATTTATTGCTGAGGTTTGCATCTTTCACAG TATTGCAGAGGACAAGGTAATATTCCCTGCGGTTGATGAAGAACTGTCTTTCACCCAAGAGCATGCTGAAGAAGAAAGCCAATTCAATGACTTTAGGTGTTTGATTGAAAGTATTCAAAATGCAGGAGCAGTTTCTACTTCAGCTGCTGAATTTTATTCCAAGTTATGTGAGCATGCTGATCAAATAATGGAAACTATAATGACTCATTTCCATAATGAGGAAGTTCAG GTTCTTCCAATTGCGAAAAAGAACTTTAGTTTCAAAAGGCAGCGTGAACTTTTGTATCAAAGCTTGTGTGTAATGCCCTTGAGAGTGATTGAGCGCGTCTTGCCATGGCTGGTTGGGTCATTAACTGATCATGAAGCCCGGAATTTCCTGAAGAACATGCAGTTGGCAG CTCCAGCAACAGATAGCGCTCTCATGACACTTTTTTCTGGGTGGGCTTGCAAGGGTCGAAACCAAGGCATGTGTTTGTCTCCAAATGGAAATGGTTGCTGTGTTAAAAGGTTCAGTGACATTGAAGAAGATTTTGTTCAATCATGTTGTGCATGCACTTCTTCCATGTGCATGAACGAGACCTGTTCAACAATTCATGGAGATGAAGTTAAAAGGCCAGTCAAAAGAAACATTTCTGATTCATGCAAAACCGGCAATGCTGCTGAGCTGTCAGTTAGTGTCGATGCCCATGAGCAACCTTGTAATGAAAGGTCTTGCTGTGTTCCTGGTTTAGGAGTAAATACTAATAATCTGGGGTTTGGTTCTCTTTTAACAGCCAAGTCTCTGAGATCTTTGTCTTTTAGCTCCTCCGCTCCATCTCTAAATTCCAGTCTTTTTGTCTGGGAAACAGATAATAACTTGTCTGACATTGGCTCAGCAGATCGACCAATTGAtacaattttcaaatttcataaagCCATCAGCAAAGACTTGGAATATCTGGATGTTGAATCTGGAAAGCTTGGCAATTGTGATGAGACATTCCTTAGGCAGTTTATTGGAAGATTTCATCTATTATGGGGTCTATACAGAGCTCATAGTAATGCCGAGGATGATATTGTTTTCCCAGCATTGGAGTCTAAAGAGACACTTCATAATGTCAGTCACTCATATACACTAGATCATAAGCAGGAGGAAAAATTGTTTGAAGACATTAACAGTGTTCTTTCTGAACTCTCACACCTTCATGAAAGTTTTACCGTAGGTCATATACCAACTGATACTGGCACTGAACTTTCTGGTGCCTACAATGGTGATTGTCTGAGAAAATATAATGAGCTGGCTACTAAGCTTCAGGGGATGTGCAAATCAATCAGAGTTACCCTGGATCATCATATTTACCGAGAGGAACTTGAGCTTTGGCCGTTATTTGGTAGATATTTCTCTGTGGAGGAGCAAGACAAACTAGTTGGGCGCATAATTGGCACCACAGGTGCTGAAGTGCTTCAGTCAATGCTGCCATGGGTAACTGCAGCCCTTACTCAGGAGGAGCAAAATAAAATGATGGACACATGGAAGCAAGCAACCAAAAACACAATGTTCAATGAATGGCTAAATGAATGCTGGAAAAAACCCTCCGAATCATCTTTGCAGAATGAAATGTCAGAAACTGGCATTTCTCTAAAAG GTAATGATTTTCAAGACAGTTTGGAACAATGTGATCAAATGTTTAAGCCTGGGTGGAAAGATATTTTTCGAATGAATCAAAATGAGCTTGAGTCAGAGATACGGAAGGTTTATCGGGACTCAACTCTTGATCCTAGGAGAAAAGCATATCTTGTTCAGAACCTTTTAACTAG TCGTTGGATAGCTGCTCAGCAGAAGTTACCCCAAACAGCATCCAGTGAAGCTTCTGACGGCGAAGATGTATGGGGATGTTCTCCATCATTTCGAGATCCAGGGAAACAAATATTTGGGTGCGAGCACTACAAAAGAAACTGCAAACTCCGTGCTGCTTGCTGTGGGAAGTTGTTTACTTGCAGGTTTTGTCATGACAATGTGAGCGATCATTCAATGGatag GAAAGCAACCTTAGAGATGATGTGCATGAGTTGCCTCAAGATTCAACCCGTTGGTCCAATTTGCATTACACCTTCCTGCAGTGGACTTTCAATGGCAAAGTATTATTGTAGCATATGCAAGTTTTTTGATGATGAAAG GAATGTGTATCATTGTCCATTTTGCAATCTATGCCGTGTTGGTAAAGGACTTGGCATTGATTATTTTCATTGCATGACATGCAATTGTTGCCTTGGGACAAAGTTAGTGAACCACAAGTGCCTGGAGAAAGGTTTAGAAACCAACTGCCCTATTTGTTGTGATTTTTTGTTCACATCAAGTGCAACAGTCAGAGCTCTACCTTGCGGCCATTACATGCATTCAGCTTGTTTTCAG GCATATACTTGCAGTCATTAC